A portion of the Bubalus kerabau isolate K-KA32 ecotype Philippines breed swamp buffalo chromosome 1, PCC_UOA_SB_1v2, whole genome shotgun sequence genome contains these proteins:
- the ADAMTS10 gene encoding A disintegrin and metalloproteinase with thrombospondin motifs 10 isoform X1 produces MAPACQILHWALALGLGLAFEVTHAFRSQDEFLSSLDSYEIAFPTRVDHNGALLAFSPPAPRRQRRGTGPQAESRLFYKVAAPSTHFLLNLTHSPRLLAGHVSVEYWTREGLAWQRAARPHCLYAGHLQGQASSSHVAISTCGGLHGLIVADEEEYLIEPLQGGPKGHRGPEESGPHVVYKRSSLRHPHLDTACGVRDEKPWKGRPWWLRTLKPPPARPLGNETERGQPGLKRSVSRERYVETLVVADKMMVAYHGRRDVEQYVLAIMNIVAKLFQDSSLGNIVNILVTRLILLTEDQVRGRGEIPPPSTTTEFSTACVAPWVAGTRVPHSVHPQPTLEITHHAGKSLDSFCKWQKSIVNRSGHGNAIPENGVANHDTAVLITRYDICIYKNKPCGTLGLAPVGGMCERERSCSINEDIGLATAFTIAHEIGHTFGMNHDGVGNSCGARGQDPAKLMAAHITMKTNPFVWSSCSRDYITSFLDSGLGLCLNNRPPRQDFVYPTVAPGQAYDADEQCRFQHGVKSRQCKYGEVCSELWCLSKSNRCITNSIPAAEGTLCQTHTIDKGWCYKRVCVPFGSRPEGVDGAWGPWTPWGDCSRTCGGGVSSSSRHCDSPRPTIGGKYCLGERRRHRSCNTEDCPPGSQDFREMQCSEFDSVPFRGKFYTWKTYRGGGVKACSLTCLAEGFNFYTERAAAVVDGTPCRPDTVDICVSGECKHVGCDRVLGSDLREDKCRVCGGDGSACETIEGVFSPALLGTGYEEVVWIPKGSVHIFIQDLNLSLSHLALKGDQESLLLEGLPGTPQPHRLPLAGTTFQLRQGPDQTQSLEALGPINASLIVMVLTQTELPALRYRFNAPIARDALPPYSWHYAPWTKCSAQCAGGSQVQAVECRNQLDSSAVAPHHCSAHSKLPKRQRACNTEPCPPDWVVGNWSRCSRSCDAGVRSRSVVCQRRVSAAEEKALDDSACPQPRPPVLEACHGPACPPEWAALDWSECTPSCGPGLRHRVVLCKSADHRATLPPAHCQPAAKPPATMRCNLRRCPPARWVAGEWGECSAQCGFGQQQRPVRCSSHTGQPSRECAEALRPPATQQCEAKCDSAPPGDGLEECKDVNKVAYCPLVLKFQFCSRAYFRQMCCKTCQGR; encoded by the exons ATGGCTCCCGCCTGCCAGATCCTCCACTGGGCCCTCGCCCTGGGGCTGGGCCTCGCATTCGAGGTCACACACGCCTTCCGGTCTCAAG ATGAGTTCCTGTCCAGTCTAGACAGCTATGAGATCGCCTTCCCCACCCGAGTGGACCACAACGGGGCGCTGCTGGCCTTCTCGCCCCCGGCCCCCCGGAGGCAGCGTCGGGGCACGGGACCTCAAGCAGAGTCCCGTCTCTTCTACAAGGTGGCCGCACCCAGCACCCACTTCCTGCTAAACCTGACCCACAGCCCTCGCCTCCTGGCGGGGCACGTATCCGTGGAGTACTGGACTCGAGAAGGCCTGGCCTGGCAGAGGGCCGCCCGGCCCCACTGCCTCTACGCGGGCCACCTGCAGGGCCAGGCCAGCAGCTCCCACGTGGCCATCAGCACCTGCGGGGGCCTG CACGGCCTGATTGTGGCAGATGAAGAAGAATACTTAATCGAGCCCCTGCAAGGGGGGCCCAAGGGGCACCGGGGACCGGAGGAGAGTGGCCCCCACGTGGTATATAAGCGTTCCTCTCTGCGTCACCCTCACCTGGACACAGCCTGTGGAGTGAGAG ATGAGAAACCGTGGAAGGGGCGGCCGTGGTGGCTGCGCACCCTGAAACCGCCACCTGCCCGGCCCCTCGGGAACGAAACAGAGCGTGGCCAACCAGGCCTGAAGCGCTCCGTCAGCCGAGAGCGCTACGTGGAGACCTTGGTGGTGGCTGACAAGATGATGGTGGCCTACCACGGGCGCCGGGATGTGGAACAGTACGTGCTAGCCATCATGAACATT GTTGCCAAACTTTTCCAGGACTCGAGTCTGGGAAACATCGTTAATATCCTGGTAACACGCCTCATCCTGCTCACGGAGGACCAggtgcgggggaggggggagattCCCCCACCTTCCACCACCACAGAATTCAGCACTGCCTGCGTTGCCCCCTGGGTGGCTGGTACCCGCGTACCTCACTCTGTCCATCCTCAGCCCACCCTGGAGATTACCCACCACGCCGGGAAGTCCCTGGACAGCTTTTGTAAGTGGCAGAAGTCCATCGTGAACCGCAGCGGCCATGGCAATGCCATTCCGGAGAACGGCGTGGCCAACCATGACACGGCAGTGCTCATCACGCG CTATGACATCTGCATCTACAAGAACAAACCCTGCGGCACACTAG GCCTGGCCCCTGTGGGCGGCATGTGCGAGCGAGAGAGAAGCTGTAGCATTAACGAAGATATCGGCCTGGCCACGGCGTTCACCATCGCCCACGAGATCGGACACAC GTTTGGCATGAACCACGACGGCGTGGGCAACAGCTGCGGGGCCCGTGGCCAGGACCCAGCAAAGCTCATGGCGGCTCACATCACCATGAAGACCAACCCGTTCGTGTGGTCCTCCTGTAGCCGCGACTACATCACCAGCTTTCTGGA CTCAGGCCTGGGGCTGTGCCTGAACAACCGGCCCCCCAGACAGGACTTCGTGTACCCAACCGTGGCCCCTGGCCAGGCCTACGACGCGGATGAGCAGTGCCGCTTCCAGCATGGAGTCAAATCGCGTCAGTGTAAATACGGG GAGGTCTGCAGCGAGTTGTGGTGTCTGAGCAAGAGCAACCGGTGCATCACCAACAGCATCCCGGCCGCCGAGGGCACGTTGTGCCAAACACACACCATCGACAAGGGG TGGTGCTACAAGCGGGTCTGCGTCCCCTTCGGGTCGAGGCCGGAGGGCGTGGACGGCGCCTGGGGCCCGTGGACCCCATGGGGTGACTGCAGCCGGACGTGCGGCGGCGGCGTGTCCTCCTCCAGCCGACACTGCGACAGCCCCAG GCCGACCATCGGGGGCAAGTACTGCCTGGGAGAGAGACGGAGGCACCGCTCCTGCAACACCGAG GACTGTCCCCCAGGCTCCCAGGACTTCAGGGAAATGCAGTGCTCTGAATTTGACAGCGTCCCCTTTCGTGGAAAATTCTACACATGGAAGACATACCGGGGAG GGGGCGTGAAGGCCTGCTCTCTCACATGCCTAGCAGAAGGCTTCAACTTCTACACGGAGAGGGCAGCAGCTGTGGTGGACGGGACTCCCTGCCGCCCGGACACAGTGGACATTTGTGTCAGCGGCGAGTGCAAG CACGTAGGTTGCGACCGTGTCCTGGGCTCCGACCTACGAGAGGACAAGTGCCGAGTGTGCGGGGGTGACGGGAGTGCCTGCGAGACCATCGAGGGGGTCTTCAGCCCAGCCTTGCTTGGGACTG GGTATGAGGAAGTCGTCTGGATCCCCAAAGGCTCCGTCCATATTTTCATCCAGGACTTGAACCTCTCCCTCAGTCACCTGG CCCTGAAGGGAGACCAGGAGTCTCTGCTGCTGGAGGGGCTGCCTGGGACCCCCCAGCCCCACCGCCTGCCCCTGGCCGGAACCACCTTTCAGCTCCGACAAGGGCCGGATCAGACCCAGAGCCTAGAAGCCCTGGGACCCATTAATGCATCTCTCATCGTCATG GTACTGACCCAAACTGAACTGCCTGCCCTCCGCTACCGCTTCAATGCACCCATTGCCCGTGATGCACTGCCTCCCTATTCCTGGCACTACGCACCCTGGACCAAGTGCTCAGCCCAGTGTGCAGGCG GCAGCCAGGTGCAGGCTGTAGAGTGCCGGAATCAGCTGGACAGCTCCGCCGTGGCCCCCCACCACTGCAGCGCCCACAGCAAGCTGCCCAAGAGGCAGCGTGCCTGCAACACGGAGCCCTGCCCACCTGA CTGGGTGGTAGGGAACTGGTCGCGCTGCAGCCGCAGTTGTGATGCAGGCGTGCGCAGCCGCTCCGTCGTGTGCCAGCGCCGTGTCTCGGCGGCCGAGGAGAAGGCGCTGGACGACAGCGCTTGCCCGCAGCCGCGCCCCCCAGTACTGGAAGCCTGCCACGGCCCTGCCTGCCCTCCGGAGTGGGCCGCCCTCGACTGGTCGGAG TGCACCCCCAGCTGCGGGCCGGGCCTCCGCCACCGCGTGGTCCTCTGTAAGAGCGCAGATCACCGCGCCACACTGCCCCCCGCGCATTGCCAGCCCGCGGCCAAGCCACCAGCCACCATGCGCTGCAACCTGCGCCGCTGCCCTCCGGCCCGCTGGGTGGCGGGGGAGTGGGGCGAG TGCTCCGCGCAGTGCGGCTTCGGGCAGCAGCAGCGCCCCGTGCGCTGTTCCAGCCATACTGGGCAGCCCTCGCGCGAGTGCGCCGAGGCCCTGCGGCCCCCCGCCACACAGCAGTGCGAGGCCAAGTGTGACAGTGCGCCCCCGGGGGACGGCTTGGAAG AGTGCAAGGATGTGAACAAGGTCGCCTACTGCCCCCTGGTGCTGAAATTTCAGTTCTGCAGCAGAGCCTACTTCCGCCAGATGTGCTGCAAAACCTGCCAGGGCCGCTAG
- the ADAMTS10 gene encoding A disintegrin and metalloproteinase with thrombospondin motifs 10 isoform X5, whose translation MAPACQILHWALALGLGLAFEVTHAFRSQDEFLSSLDSYEIAFPTRVDHNGALLAFSPPAPRRQRRGTGPQAESRLFYKVAAPSTHFLLNLTHSPRLLAGHVSVEYWTREGLAWQRAARPHCLYAGHLQGQASSSHVAISTCGGLHGLIVADEEEYLIEPLQGGPKGHRGPEESGPHVVYKRSSLRHPHLDTACGVRDEKPWKGRPWWLRTLKPPPARPLGNETERGQPGLKRSVSRERYVETLVVADKMMVAYHGRRDVEQYVLAIMNIVAKLFQDSSLGNIVNILVTRLILLTEDQVRGRGEIPPPSTTTEFSTACVAPWVAGTRVPHSVHPQPTLEITHHAGKSLDSFCKWQKSIVNRSGHGNAIPENGVANHDTAVLITRYDICIYKNKPCGTLGLAPVGGMCERERSCSINEDIGLATAFTIAHEIGHTFGMNHDGVGNSCGARGQDPAKLMAAHITMKTNPFVWSSCSRDYITSFLDSGLGLCLNNRPPRQDFVYPTVAPGQAYDADEQCRFQHGVKSRQCKYGEVCSELWCLSKSNRCITNSIPAAEGTLCQTHTIDKGWCYKRVCVPFGSRPEGVDGAWGPWTPWGDCSRTCGGGVSSSSRHCDSPRPTIGGKYCLGERRRHRSCNTEDCPPGSQDFREMQCSEFDSVPFRGKFYTWKTYRGGGVKACSLTCLAEGFNFYTERAAAVVDGTPCRPDTVDICVSGECKHVGCDRVLGSDLREDKCRVCGGDGSACETIEGVFSPALLGTGYEEVVWIPKGSVHIFIQDLNLSLSHLALKGDQESLLLEGLPGTPQPHRLPLAGTTFQLRQGPDQTQSLEALGPINASLIVMVLTQTELPALRYRFNAPIARDALPPYSWHYAPWTKCSAQCAGGSQVQAVECRNQLDSSAVAPHHCSAHSKLPKRQRACNTEPCPPERAQPLRRVPAPCLGGRGEGAGRQRLPAAAPPSTGSLPRPCLPSGVGRPRLVGVLRAVRLRAAAAPRALFQPYWAALARVRRGPAAPRHTAVRGQV comes from the exons ATGGCTCCCGCCTGCCAGATCCTCCACTGGGCCCTCGCCCTGGGGCTGGGCCTCGCATTCGAGGTCACACACGCCTTCCGGTCTCAAG ATGAGTTCCTGTCCAGTCTAGACAGCTATGAGATCGCCTTCCCCACCCGAGTGGACCACAACGGGGCGCTGCTGGCCTTCTCGCCCCCGGCCCCCCGGAGGCAGCGTCGGGGCACGGGACCTCAAGCAGAGTCCCGTCTCTTCTACAAGGTGGCCGCACCCAGCACCCACTTCCTGCTAAACCTGACCCACAGCCCTCGCCTCCTGGCGGGGCACGTATCCGTGGAGTACTGGACTCGAGAAGGCCTGGCCTGGCAGAGGGCCGCCCGGCCCCACTGCCTCTACGCGGGCCACCTGCAGGGCCAGGCCAGCAGCTCCCACGTGGCCATCAGCACCTGCGGGGGCCTG CACGGCCTGATTGTGGCAGATGAAGAAGAATACTTAATCGAGCCCCTGCAAGGGGGGCCCAAGGGGCACCGGGGACCGGAGGAGAGTGGCCCCCACGTGGTATATAAGCGTTCCTCTCTGCGTCACCCTCACCTGGACACAGCCTGTGGAGTGAGAG ATGAGAAACCGTGGAAGGGGCGGCCGTGGTGGCTGCGCACCCTGAAACCGCCACCTGCCCGGCCCCTCGGGAACGAAACAGAGCGTGGCCAACCAGGCCTGAAGCGCTCCGTCAGCCGAGAGCGCTACGTGGAGACCTTGGTGGTGGCTGACAAGATGATGGTGGCCTACCACGGGCGCCGGGATGTGGAACAGTACGTGCTAGCCATCATGAACATT GTTGCCAAACTTTTCCAGGACTCGAGTCTGGGAAACATCGTTAATATCCTGGTAACACGCCTCATCCTGCTCACGGAGGACCAggtgcgggggaggggggagattCCCCCACCTTCCACCACCACAGAATTCAGCACTGCCTGCGTTGCCCCCTGGGTGGCTGGTACCCGCGTACCTCACTCTGTCCATCCTCAGCCCACCCTGGAGATTACCCACCACGCCGGGAAGTCCCTGGACAGCTTTTGTAAGTGGCAGAAGTCCATCGTGAACCGCAGCGGCCATGGCAATGCCATTCCGGAGAACGGCGTGGCCAACCATGACACGGCAGTGCTCATCACGCG CTATGACATCTGCATCTACAAGAACAAACCCTGCGGCACACTAG GCCTGGCCCCTGTGGGCGGCATGTGCGAGCGAGAGAGAAGCTGTAGCATTAACGAAGATATCGGCCTGGCCACGGCGTTCACCATCGCCCACGAGATCGGACACAC GTTTGGCATGAACCACGACGGCGTGGGCAACAGCTGCGGGGCCCGTGGCCAGGACCCAGCAAAGCTCATGGCGGCTCACATCACCATGAAGACCAACCCGTTCGTGTGGTCCTCCTGTAGCCGCGACTACATCACCAGCTTTCTGGA CTCAGGCCTGGGGCTGTGCCTGAACAACCGGCCCCCCAGACAGGACTTCGTGTACCCAACCGTGGCCCCTGGCCAGGCCTACGACGCGGATGAGCAGTGCCGCTTCCAGCATGGAGTCAAATCGCGTCAGTGTAAATACGGG GAGGTCTGCAGCGAGTTGTGGTGTCTGAGCAAGAGCAACCGGTGCATCACCAACAGCATCCCGGCCGCCGAGGGCACGTTGTGCCAAACACACACCATCGACAAGGGG TGGTGCTACAAGCGGGTCTGCGTCCCCTTCGGGTCGAGGCCGGAGGGCGTGGACGGCGCCTGGGGCCCGTGGACCCCATGGGGTGACTGCAGCCGGACGTGCGGCGGCGGCGTGTCCTCCTCCAGCCGACACTGCGACAGCCCCAG GCCGACCATCGGGGGCAAGTACTGCCTGGGAGAGAGACGGAGGCACCGCTCCTGCAACACCGAG GACTGTCCCCCAGGCTCCCAGGACTTCAGGGAAATGCAGTGCTCTGAATTTGACAGCGTCCCCTTTCGTGGAAAATTCTACACATGGAAGACATACCGGGGAG GGGGCGTGAAGGCCTGCTCTCTCACATGCCTAGCAGAAGGCTTCAACTTCTACACGGAGAGGGCAGCAGCTGTGGTGGACGGGACTCCCTGCCGCCCGGACACAGTGGACATTTGTGTCAGCGGCGAGTGCAAG CACGTAGGTTGCGACCGTGTCCTGGGCTCCGACCTACGAGAGGACAAGTGCCGAGTGTGCGGGGGTGACGGGAGTGCCTGCGAGACCATCGAGGGGGTCTTCAGCCCAGCCTTGCTTGGGACTG GGTATGAGGAAGTCGTCTGGATCCCCAAAGGCTCCGTCCATATTTTCATCCAGGACTTGAACCTCTCCCTCAGTCACCTGG CCCTGAAGGGAGACCAGGAGTCTCTGCTGCTGGAGGGGCTGCCTGGGACCCCCCAGCCCCACCGCCTGCCCCTGGCCGGAACCACCTTTCAGCTCCGACAAGGGCCGGATCAGACCCAGAGCCTAGAAGCCCTGGGACCCATTAATGCATCTCTCATCGTCATG GTACTGACCCAAACTGAACTGCCTGCCCTCCGCTACCGCTTCAATGCACCCATTGCCCGTGATGCACTGCCTCCCTATTCCTGGCACTACGCACCCTGGACCAAGTGCTCAGCCCAGTGTGCAGGCG GCAGCCAGGTGCAGGCTGTAGAGTGCCGGAATCAGCTGGACAGCTCCGCCGTGGCCCCCCACCACTGCAGCGCCCACAGCAAGCTGCCCAAGAGGCAGCGTGCCTGCAACACGGAGCCCTGCCCACCTGA GCGTGCGCAGCCGCTCCGTCGTGTGCCAGCGCCGTGTCTCGGCGGCCGAGGAGAAGGCGCTGGACGACAGCGCTTGCCCGCAGCCGCGCCCCCCAGTACTGGAAGCCTGCCACGGCCCTGCCTGCCCTCCGGAGTGGGCCGCCCTCGACTGGTCGGAG TGCTCCGCGCAGTGCGGCTTCGGGCAGCAGCAGCGCCCCGTGCGCTGTTCCAGCCATACTGGGCAGCCCTCGCGCGAGTGCGCCGAGGCCCTGCGGCCCCCCGCCACACAGCAGTGCGAGGCCAAGTGTGA